One window of Saccharopolyspora phatthalungensis genomic DNA carries:
- a CDS encoding AI-2E family transporter produces the protein MNDFKITTRDDAAASIPRVLRVSAAVSWRALVILGALYVLGLALGRVYVVVIPVAIALLLAALLAPAVASLARHGVPRSLATALVLIGGLAIVGGVLTFVINAFVEGFPDLQSQVLASLNTLKGWLALGPLHINEQQIGQYLNQAQQWLAANQAALTSGALSTAGTFGNFLTGLVLALFTLIYFLYDGRRVWLFVTRLAPKHVRHRVDVAGCRGFASLVGFVRATALVAVVDALGIGLGLAILGVPLAIPLAALVFLGGFVPIVGAVASGAVAVLVALVTKGWIVALIVVGIVLAVQQIEGNVLQPLILGRAVQIHALGVVLAISIGLVVSGIIGALLAVPLVAVLNSAIRSLVAEEEPEEPPEPTEHEESEPPPDETPDEKAPTNSSANNEA, from the coding sequence GTGAACGACTTCAAGATCACCACGCGGGACGACGCGGCGGCGTCGATTCCGCGCGTGCTGCGCGTTTCGGCCGCGGTGAGCTGGCGAGCGCTGGTGATCCTCGGCGCTCTGTACGTGCTCGGGTTGGCCCTCGGCCGGGTCTACGTGGTCGTGATCCCGGTAGCCATCGCGCTACTGCTGGCCGCGCTGCTGGCCCCGGCCGTGGCCTCGTTGGCTCGGCACGGCGTGCCGCGCTCACTGGCCACCGCCCTGGTGCTGATCGGCGGGCTCGCGATCGTCGGCGGTGTGCTCACCTTCGTCATCAACGCTTTCGTCGAAGGTTTCCCGGATCTGCAGAGCCAGGTCCTCGCCAGCCTCAACACGCTCAAGGGCTGGCTGGCGCTGGGCCCGCTGCACATCAACGAGCAACAGATCGGGCAGTACCTCAACCAGGCCCAGCAGTGGTTGGCGGCCAATCAGGCGGCGTTGACCAGCGGCGCGTTGTCCACCGCGGGCACCTTCGGCAACTTCCTGACCGGGTTGGTGCTGGCGCTGTTCACGCTGATCTACTTCCTGTACGACGGCCGCCGGGTATGGCTGTTCGTGACCAGGCTGGCGCCGAAGCACGTGCGGCACCGGGTCGACGTGGCCGGCTGCCGGGGCTTCGCCTCGCTGGTCGGCTTCGTGCGCGCGACCGCGCTCGTCGCGGTGGTCGACGCGCTCGGCATCGGCCTGGGGTTGGCGATCCTCGGGGTGCCGTTGGCGATACCGCTGGCGGCGCTGGTCTTCCTGGGCGGCTTCGTGCCGATCGTCGGCGCGGTGGCCTCCGGCGCGGTCGCCGTGCTGGTGGCGCTGGTGACCAAGGGCTGGATCGTCGCGCTGATCGTGGTCGGCATCGTGCTGGCGGTACAGCAGATCGAGGGCAACGTGCTGCAACCGCTGATCCTGGGGCGGGCCGTGCAGATCCACGCGCTGGGCGTGGTGCTGGCGATCAGCATCGGGCTCGTGGTCTCCGGCATCATCGGCGCGCTGCTGGCGGTCCCGCTGGTGGCGGTGCTCAACTCGGCGATCCGTTCCCTGGTCGCCGAGGAGGAACCGGAAGAACCCCCGGAACCGACCGAGCACGAAGAGTCCGAACCCCCGCCCGACGAAACTCCCGACGAGAAGGCACCCACCAACTCGTCCGCGAACAACGAGGCGTGA
- a CDS encoding GGDEF domain-containing protein, producing MIGLVGGWPLWRLRPAAMAYVLAVQAVALGMVAGVFVTSRSPLSHELLTFTMLAVTAGTVIVITSVSIKAQRQLRRNPWTLHIAYLATGILTLPPNLLVLLLLGPTLHGVLDGRPELHRWLFTTAATTIATLSARSVIGWEEPQWGPVLFVVAGAVLLLTRASLVALGIWLRNPAAAREDVVGEPIDVLLGIVSASLGGLLAVAVSTEPSSALLAGPPLVLLDLASQLPQWRRSAQRDGKTGLANAVHWERLARNELHRAQARVQPVSLLLLDLDHFKRVNDEIGHLAGDAVLAAIATMLRGSLRRTDVVGRFGGEEFVVLLPGTGADAACAVADQVRAATAALSVPARDTQGRHRELNDLTVSIGVASTSRFGYDLTDLLVAADAALLAAKSGGRNAVALA from the coding sequence GTGATCGGCTTGGTGGGCGGTTGGCCGCTCTGGCGACTTCGTCCGGCGGCGATGGCCTACGTGCTCGCGGTCCAGGCGGTGGCGCTCGGGATGGTGGCGGGGGTGTTCGTCACGAGCCGCTCACCGCTGTCGCACGAGCTGCTGACCTTCACGATGCTGGCGGTCACCGCCGGGACGGTCATCGTGATCACCTCGGTGTCGATCAAGGCGCAGCGGCAACTCCGGCGGAACCCGTGGACCCTGCACATCGCCTACCTGGCCACCGGAATCCTGACGTTGCCGCCGAACCTGCTGGTGCTCCTGCTGCTCGGGCCGACCCTGCACGGGGTGCTGGACGGTCGTCCGGAGCTGCACCGCTGGCTGTTCACCACGGCGGCGACCACGATCGCCACGCTGTCCGCGCGCTCGGTCATCGGCTGGGAGGAACCCCAGTGGGGGCCGGTGCTGTTCGTGGTGGCCGGTGCCGTTCTGCTGCTGACGCGGGCCAGCCTGGTCGCGTTAGGCATCTGGCTGCGCAACCCCGCGGCGGCGCGGGAGGACGTGGTGGGCGAGCCGATCGACGTGCTGCTAGGCATCGTCTCCGCGAGCCTGGGCGGGCTACTGGCGGTTGCGGTAAGCACGGAGCCGAGCAGCGCGTTGCTGGCCGGCCCACCGCTGGTGCTGCTGGACCTGGCCAGCCAGCTGCCGCAGTGGCGGCGATCCGCGCAGCGGGACGGCAAGACGGGCCTGGCCAACGCGGTGCACTGGGAGCGGTTGGCGCGTAACGAGCTCCACCGGGCGCAGGCCCGTGTCCAACCCGTGTCGCTGCTGTTGCTGGACCTGGACCACTTCAAGCGGGTCAACGACGAGATCGGGCACCTGGCGGGCGACGCCGTGCTCGCGGCCATCGCGACGATGTTACGCGGCAGCTTGCGGCGCACAGACGTGGTCGGCCGCTTCGGCGGCGAGGAGTTCGTGGTGCTGCTGCCCGGCACGGGGGCCGATGCCGCGTGCGCCGTCGCCGATCAGGTCCGGGCCGCGACCGCCGCGCTGTCCGTGCCCGCCCGCGACACCCAGGGCCGCCACCGCGAGCTCAACGACCTGACGGTCAGCATCGGCGTGGCCAGCACGTCCCGCTTCGGCTACGACCTCACGGACCTGCTGGTGGCCGCCGACGCCGCCCTGCTCGCGGCGAAATCCGGCGGCCGGAACGCGGTCGCCCTCGCCTGA